One stretch of Penaeus vannamei isolate JL-2024 chromosome 7, ASM4276789v1, whole genome shotgun sequence DNA includes these proteins:
- the Dph1 gene encoding 2-(3-amino-3-carboxypropyl)histidine synthase subunit 1, with protein sequence MNMEEDTQSKEIVVAPKKEKKVFRPARSVIKGVPAEIEKDPKLQKAIEVLPSNYNFEIPKTIWRVKQANAKHVALQFPEGLLLFATSIADIIETWTEAETTIMGDVTYGACCVDDFTARAVGADFMVHYGHSCLVPIDQTGSIPCLYVFVDIQFDTVHLIDTIKSVFPSTVPLALVSIIQFVSSLQKMAQDLKSCGYTVCVPQCRPLSPGEVLGCTSPPVPEGHTIVCLGDGRFHLESIMISNPEVPTYLYNPYSKVLSREYYDQPLMKKIRKEIIDKASTAKKWGLILGTLGRQGNTKVMENLKNQLEAAGKDFVIVLLSEIFPAKLEAMSDVEAWVQVACPRLSIDWGASFPRPLLNPYEATVALKHAEWHAQRYPMDFYANESLGEWTPNHKPPCPCGQTRNTGCKGLRCPSSKKGSNKD encoded by the exons ATGAATATGGAGGAAGATACGCAGTCCAAGGAAATTGTTGTAGCcccaaagaaggagaagaaggtattCCGACCAGCTCGCAGCGTCATCAAAGGAGTTCCAGCAGAGATAGAGAAGGACCCCAAACTACAAAAAGCCATAGAGGTTCTTCCCTCAAATTACAACTTTGAAATCCCAAAGACAATATGGAGGGTGAAGCAAGCCAATGCAAAGCATGTTGCCCTGCAGTTCCCAGAAGGTCTTTTGCTGTTTGCCACATCTATTGCTGACATAATTGAAACCTGGACTGAGGCGGAAACCACAATAATGGGGGATGTGACCTATGGAGCTTGTTGTGTAGATGACTTTACTGCCAGAGCTGTTGGAGCAGATTTCATGGTCCATTATGGACATTCCTGTCTAGTCCCCATAGATCAAACAGGTTCTATACCTTGTCTCTATGTGTTTGTAGACATACAATTTGACACAGTGCATCTTATAGATACCATCAAATCTGTGTTCCCAAGTACAGTCCCCTTGGCATTAGTGTCAATAATCCAGTTTGTAAGTTCACTTCAAAAGATGGCACAAGATCTCAAAAGTTGTGGGTATACTGTTTGTGTACCCCAGTGTAGGCCCTTGTCTCCAGGCGAGGTTCTTGGTTGCACTTCACCTCCTGTTCCTGAGGGACACACCATCGTATGCCTGGGTGATGGTCGTTTCCACCTGGAATCTATAATGATCTCAAATCCTGAGGTTCCAACTTACCT GTATAATCCATATTCAAAAGTCCTTTCCCGTGAATACTATGACCAGCCCTTAatgaagaagattcgcaaagagatAATAGACAAAGCAAGTACTGCCAAGAAATGGGGCTTGATTCTCGGTACACTAGGCAGGCAAGGAAACACAAAAGTTATGGAAAATTTGAAG AACCAGCTAGAAGCTGCTGGGAAAGACTTTGTAATAGTCCTGCTGTCTGAAATCTTTCCTGCCAAACTGGAAGCCATGAGTGACGTAGAAGCCTGGGTACAAGTGGCGTGTCCAAGACTGTCCATTGATTGGGGTGCATCCTTTCCCCGGCCTTTACTCAATCCCTACGAAGCGACAGTGGCACTAAAACATGCAGAATGGCATGCCCAGCGATATCCAATGGATTTCTATGCAAATGAGAGTCTAGGAGAGTGGACCCCTAATCATAAGCCACCATGTCCTTGCGGCCAGACACGAAACACAGGCTGCAAGGGTCTCAGATGTCCAAGCTCTAAAAAAGGAAGTAATAAAGATTGA
- the EMC4 gene encoding ER membrane protein complex subunit 4 isoform X1: MGNGDVQITKPSKRKMANRTITSKRKWAVDLSGRRGERGSDNLPAPPGFMSSVNQVHAEANRQGDPNLVIKKAWDIALSPLKSVPMNLFLMFMAGSSISIFPIMMVGMMLLRPIKALWATNTTFKSIEGTHAALQKLIYLLGNFVNVGLALYKCHSMGILPTHASDWLAFQEPAIQMEFSYGGMTL; encoded by the exons ATGGGTAATGGCGACGTTCAAATAACGAAG CCCTCTAAACGGAAAATGGCCAACCGCACCATAACAAGCAAACGGAAGTGGGCAGTGGATCTGTCAGGTCGCCGAGGGGAACGGGGCAGTGACAACCTCCCTGCACCACCAGGCTTCATGAGTTCGGTTAACCAGGTCCATGCAGAAGCAAACAGACAAGGCGACCCAAATCTGGTCATAAAGAAGGCATGGGACATAGCGCTTAGCCCTCTCAAATCG GTCCCAATGAACCTCTTCCTCATGTTCATGGCCGGGAGCAGCATCAGTATTTTCCCGATCATGATGGTGGGCATGATGCTGCTAAGACCCATCAAAGCACTCTGGGCCACCAACACCACCTTCAAATCCATAGAGGGAACTCATGCGGCACTGCAG aAACTGATTTATCTTTTGGGAAACTTCGTAAATGTTGGCTTGGCGCTGTACAAATGCCATAGTATGGGTATACTTCCCACCCATGCCTCGGACTGGCTAGCATTCCAGGAACCGGCCATCCAGATGGAGTTTTCGTACGGGGGTATGACACTCTAG
- the EMC4 gene encoding ER membrane protein complex subunit 4 isoform X2, with product MANRTITSKRKWAVDLSGRRGERGSDNLPAPPGFMSSVNQVHAEANRQGDPNLVIKKAWDIALSPLKSVPMNLFLMFMAGSSISIFPIMMVGMMLLRPIKALWATNTTFKSIEGTHAALQKLIYLLGNFVNVGLALYKCHSMGILPTHASDWLAFQEPAIQMEFSYGGMTL from the exons ATGGCCAACCGCACCATAACAAGCAAACGGAAGTGGGCAGTGGATCTGTCAGGTCGCCGAGGGGAACGGGGCAGTGACAACCTCCCTGCACCACCAGGCTTCATGAGTTCGGTTAACCAGGTCCATGCAGAAGCAAACAGACAAGGCGACCCAAATCTGGTCATAAAGAAGGCATGGGACATAGCGCTTAGCCCTCTCAAATCG GTCCCAATGAACCTCTTCCTCATGTTCATGGCCGGGAGCAGCATCAGTATTTTCCCGATCATGATGGTGGGCATGATGCTGCTAAGACCCATCAAAGCACTCTGGGCCACCAACACCACCTTCAAATCCATAGAGGGAACTCATGCGGCACTGCAG aAACTGATTTATCTTTTGGGAAACTTCGTAAATGTTGGCTTGGCGCTGTACAAATGCCATAGTATGGGTATACTTCCCACCCATGCCTCGGACTGGCTAGCATTCCAGGAACCGGCCATCCAGATGGAGTTTTCGTACGGGGGTATGACACTCTAG